One window of the Chryseotalea sp. WA131a genome contains the following:
- a CDS encoding response regulator transcription factor encodes MSKIKVAIVDDHEDSRNSLIILLKSEENIEIAQIAINGQDIINQLEPTQPDIILMDISMPIMNGIVASKIIREKYPAIKIIVYTFFDQEKNIVEMNKVGVRSFVAKGSPDELLKAIQVVHNGGYYLPDEIANSMQLFLSKSEPKEIIELTSTEKIMLETISKGWTSKQIAKVINKSPRTIDKYRQEIYSKFEVESKEQLVAKAVRIGLL; translated from the coding sequence ATGAGCAAAATAAAAGTGGCGATAGTAGACGATCATGAAGATTCTCGAAATTCATTAATAATTCTCCTTAAAAGTGAGGAGAATATAGAAATTGCCCAAATTGCAATTAACGGTCAAGACATTATCAATCAACTTGAGCCAACACAGCCCGACATCATATTAATGGACATCAGCATGCCAATCATGAACGGGATAGTGGCATCAAAAATCATCCGTGAAAAATATCCCGCTATCAAAATAATAGTCTACACTTTTTTTGACCAAGAAAAGAATATTGTTGAAATGAATAAAGTAGGCGTTAGGAGTTTTGTTGCCAAGGGTTCTCCCGATGAGCTTTTAAAAGCGATACAAGTGGTTCACAACGGTGGTTATTACCTGCCCGATGAGATAGCAAACTCAATGCAATTATTTCTTAGCAAGAGTGAACCGAAAGAAATCATTGAACTTACTAGTACGGAAAAAATTATGCTTGAAACAATATCGAAAGGTTGGACAAGCAAGCAAATTGCAAAAGTTATCAACAAAAGTCCGCGAACAATCGACAAATATCGTCAAGAAATTTATTCAAAATTTGAAGTGGAAAGTAAGGAACAGCTTGTAGCAAAGGCTGTTAGGATAGGGTTGCTGTAA